The genomic segment AATGGTGCACGCTCACTGATTCATGGTATTGTTGAAATCATTTTGGGTTTaaaatttcaaactgctcaaaaTGTGCGAcaagataataatgaataaagtagcttgtaattatttgcaccaaaacaaggGGGGGATTTTTGAATGGCTGTTGTTTATGGATTTATACGCCACAAATATTGCAGTCCGGCCCGCTTCCGATCTAATTGGGGTAaatgtggcccgcaaactaAAACGAGTTTGACGCTCCTGTCCATCGGTATGAATGGTTGAGGTGTGTTGATGGCAACCGATCCCGGGTGTGCCCAAAGTCcattgggataggctccgagcccaatgaggacaagtggatggatggttaataatgtgtcagccaatcagaccTGTCATCTCTGCGTTTATGAATGTATTTTCTCTGACGGGTTCATCGGAGCGTATTCTATAGCATTCCCAAGATATGGTGTGAACACGCCCCCAAGTGGCTGAGAGCAGCACAGCGGATGTCATCGGTGCAATCTCATCGGATGCTTAGTCAAGGTGATGAGCGCTACCGCCACTGTCGGCGTGAAAccttcagcaataaaaaaaaaaaaccggagATGTCGCTTCCGTGCACTCCAATGTTTCCAAATTGAATTGTCACTAAGCAACCAGACTATGTTTGTTGCCCACGTTGATACAGCAGAAAGTACCCTTTTTGAAAAATTGAGTCAAATACTCAAGTagagtacagatacctgaagaATCTACGTTGAAATCGTACGTCGTGACTTTCCGTAACTGTTTTGAACGGAACCCTTTCAAGCAAGCGTCGACGGGGATAGATTAACGAGGAACCCCAGACCCCGTTATGGAGTTGCACTCGGATCTATTTTTATGTGACACGCTTCCAAAATGGCCGCCCAGCAGCAACCGCTTTGCCAGGTTTTCTCATTTCGGGACTGTAAAACCTCTCCCGACCCAATTTTCGAGCCGCCGGCGGCCTCGCGCGGGACGCCGACGCCGACGCCGATCGTGATCGACAACGGCTCGTTCCAGACCAGGGCCGACTGGGCGACGGTGGACTTTGACGCCCCGCGGCTGCTCTTCAGGTCGGTGGCGGCGCGCAGCAGGGGCGCCGCCCGCAGCGAGACCCAGATCGGCAACgacatccccaacctggagccTCTGCGGTGGCTGCTCAAGAGCCAGTTCGACCGGAATGTGGTGGTCAACTTCGAGATCCAGGAGCTGATTTTCGACCATGTGTTTACTCACCTGGGCGTCACCTCGGAGGTTCGTGCCACGTGCCCTTTTCCCTTTTCGCTTTACATTCATATTCACATCCTCTACTTTCAACTGCGTATGTACGCGTATGCAGGATGACCCGAAAATGCTCGAAAACATTTACAGGGGACCTTCTCTGAATGTTCCGATGCACTGTTGAATGTTTCAGGAggctatttgttttttttgggggggggggggggggggggggaactcgcTGTGCAATTTCTCTTCTCTGTCAAGCATATTCAGAAGAGTTGTTGCAAATCTGTGAATGTGCGTTGGTGTGAGAAGTGGCATTCATGGGGTGAAACAGCAACTCCCCGTGAGACATACAGGCGGGGATAAggccatttatttttgctttccaAGCAATACTAATGTTGTTAGTCACGGGTGACGTCATCGTTCTATCAAATATTGACGATAATTGTCACTTTCCTACTGTGTTGAGCGCACGTTATTAGCGATTGACTGCGGTGCGTTCCGACGTCACGGAACGCCGTCGTAAAGCGAGGACCTCGCGTATCCGAAATAGATTGTCAAGACAAGAATCTACACGTGCCTTTCTTCCAAGTTCTGTCTTGAGCGTGTCGCGTGTTTCAGGGCGGCCGCGTGGAGCACCCGCTGGTCCTGACCGAGGCGCCCTGCAACCCTCAGCACTGCCGCCAGATGATGTCGGAGTTGCTGTTCGAGTGCTACGGCGTCCCCCACGTCTCCTACGGAGTGGACGCCTTGTACAGTTTCCATCGCACCGACAATCGGCGGAACCCGCAGCCGCCGCGGACCGGGATCGTTTTGTCCTCGGGGTACCACTGCTCGCACATCCTGCCCGTTCTCGACGGCAGGTGAGCCTCTGGCGTCCGGATGCTTTTCGTTTGCTGTCGAATTCGCTCCAAAAACAACGGCGACAAATATGAAGGAACGGCTCTCGGGATGACGCAGCACACTGCGAACGTCAACCAATACTCGCCAAGCGACGGTTCAATGCGACCCTCCTTGACCGACCGCGTCTATCGAAAAGGGCGATGTATCGGACGGTGTTGATCCCGACGGCTCTTTAGATTAGCGATCGTGCCCGGCGTCGTGCCAGCGGCGCTCTCGTTTTGACACGGCCTCTCGTGCAGGTTGGACGCGGTGAACTGTAAGCGTGTGAATGTGGCCGGAGGCCAGGCGGCGGCCTACCTGCAGAGGCTCCTCCAGCTCAAATATCCGGGTCACCTGGCTGCCGTCACTCTCGGCCGCATGGAGGAACTGCTGCACGAGCACAGCTACGCTGCTGTGGATTATCAAGAAGGTGCGCTTGCAGGCAACCTATTCACGAACGCAGACTGAATCTTAAGCGCGTTGCCccattgtttcttttcttttcttttctttgttttttgtttgtgttttactggcTTGTCTGCAGAGTTGGAAAAGTGGCGCAGCCCGGAGTTTTACGAGCGCGAGGTTCACCGAATGCAACTTCCCTTCTCGCGCAAGTTGCCCGGCGGCTGTGTGAGCGTGGAGGAGAGGCAAGAGAGGAGAGCGCAGCAGCTCAGGCGGCTCCAGGAGATCAACGCTCGACGTCGTGGCGAGAAACTGCATCAGGACCAAGAGAGGCTGGACAGGCTGACGGCCGTACAGGTGAGAAACTTTGTCGTCTCTCTCCTTGACCGTCCGGCCGTccgttttctgtcgcgcttGTCGGGGCCGCAGCCGGGCGGGCCGGAATCTACCCCGGCCGACTTCGGCCGAGAGGCGTGGTCCTCCCCGAGCGTAGACAAATAAACCTTCCCGTTCACGCCTACGGACAATTGAGACATGCGACGGTATGCTACACTGTCacagaaaagcaaaaacaaaaaaggtgctAAATGTGTTCCTTTGAGGGTTCCACCGGCTTCAACGTCACTGGGCACTACCCTCAGGAGTACGTCCGATCAAACTTGACTCCTTGAGCGCTTCAAAAGCACGCAGTGCACCAAAGCGCTGTACGAAGCAATAAATACACAACGCGTAGACGGAGACGTTCGCATTGAACGCAAATggccaaataaaatgaaaagacgcaaaaaaaagagcaatcaAATCAGTCggaattcaaatgaagttggaaGACTCAACGTACATACATGACCTATTGTAATCTTTCGTCCAAGAATAGTCAGTTAATTCACTCCGTTGATGGAACTTGGATTGCGGAAGCAGAGCCCGAGCTAAATGTCTCGAGGCTCAAACACACGTCAACAGTGACAGAACACGTTGATAAAGACGAGCGAAAGCTCCCGTTTGGGATCAGCATCGAGCCTATTCCACTCAGCTGCTGCGTGCAGCGAAGCGTTCGTCTCGGTAGAAACGCAGTACGCGACGCGAGCGGAATCATGATGTGATGTCAAATTTGTGTCGCGCTTTTCTAAACTCCGGTTCCTCTCCGGCGAGTCCCGTACGTCATCAAaccgcgcgcgtgtgtgcgtagGAGCTGCTGGAGGACGGCTTATCGGATCAGTTCCGCGAGAGCCTGGCGCAGCTCAACATGGACTCGGCCGAGGAGCTGCGGTCGTACATCGGCAAACTGCGGCTGGCCGTGGAGCAGGGCCGCCAGAGACCGCCGCCGCACGGCGAGGGAAAGACGGAGGCGAGGCGGACCGAGACTTCCCCCAAGTTTCAGAAGCACGCGCCGTCGCGCACTGCGGAGTCCGCGCCGACTTGACGCTTGTCGCGCTCTTCCCGCCAGATCTCCGAGTTGGAGCAGCACATGGAGGACGGCGACGGCGTGGCCGTCATGTATCCTGACTTCTCTGAGGACGCGCTGCCGGAAAAAACGAATGTGAATGTGGTCCAGGTAGGGTAAAACTTCCttgctcacatttaaaaaaacaaaaacaatcttgtTATTCATATAATAGTCCAAGTGACAATGAATTTGTGTGGATTTTTGGGAACACGAAATTCACACAAGCAATATAGcatcttggggggggggtttgtcagaagcacacatgcatgcaaattAGCGTACGTTTAAAAAGATTCGAATGTGTTTGTAACGAGAACGCCACGGTTTGAACATACAAACACGAAAATGGACACTTTTCTACTGTAAGTAGAATTTGAATGTCCTTCTTTCACTGAACACCGAAGACCTGCATGTTAAATATAGTTCATATTTGATCCATTCTTGACTCGTATTGATTTATTTCCCAAATGAATCTTAATCTGACCGACCGACGCCCATTCCAGGGCGCACGCCCCCTCTCGGCCAAAGCCGGCCGGGACGATAGCCTGCATGCTGCTCCCCTGGAAAAAAAACGCCTTTAATTCTTCCTCATGCGaatctaaaataacaaaaacaagtctCTCCAGCCAGCCTTCAACATGGCGGAATACCACCAACTCTTTGTGGGCACGGAGCGTCTGCGTTGTCCGGAGATCCTCTTCCGGCCCTCGCTGACTGGAGAAGAGCAGATGGGGATGATGGAGACGCTTCAATATGTGTTGGCCAGGTAACGCTGCACTCAATCTCTCATGTGACGTGACGAAGAAAGTCTCCCATCTGTTCGTCCGTCCACCCAAAGCCCGATCCTGCTTGTGGTGCGTAGGCAGGTAAAGCACGGCAGCCTGTTCTTCTCGGCGCACGACTCTTCCCGTTCCCTTCTCTGTCTACCAATCAACGGACTCCATTATGTCTAGCTCCACCCTTTCGGGACCCTCGCACTGCAGTTGGTGCCGAAACCGAGGGTGAAATGAAGACGTTAGCGCTGTCAGCCGATTCGGGGGGGTCAAATGTCGTTCCAGTACTGAAACATGTTCGTGTTCAGGTACACTCCTGAGCAGCAGGAGGCGCTGGTCGGCAACGTGTTCCTGACGGGAGGAAACATGCAGTATCCGGGGATGAAGGAGAGGATAGAGCGAGAGCTGCTAGCTATAAGACCCTTCCAGTCACACTTCAAGGTATATCATTGGAGCATATTGTTGGGGATTACGTGCGAAATGTAGGTCCTGGTAATCATTTACATGTGTCATTAGGCTACAGTAGCTTCTGGAAAATTCCACTTTCAATTTAGGAGTTTAAGAGTCGCAAGCCGTAGCTTGGTcgatttgttattattattattattatttggctgAGTTTCCCAATTTATGAGTGAGCTTCAGATGGCCTCCAGCTCCCTTCCGTTCACATGGTTACTGCGCCGTGAGTCTGTTTTGTGCTCATATTTCCATTTTGTActttgaatgttaaaaaaagagtTAGAAGATTTTAATAGAGGCTTTAACGCTATCCAAGGCAAATGAGTAGCTACTGAAAGAGTGGTGAAAAGAGCAAAGTcaagtgattcttttttttggatcaattaaagaaatactgttttttttttttttttgctccgcGCTGGCTCCTCCCTCCCAGGTGAGCGTGGCGACGCAGCCGAGCCTGGGCGCGTGGCTGGGGGCAAGAAACTGGGCGCTGGAGCACCCTCCTGGCGGTGCTGGAGGAGGAGCGGCGGGATGGATCAGCCGGCAGGACTACGAGGAGAAGGGCGGCGAGTACCTCAGCGAGCACTGCGCCTCCAACGTCTTCGTCCCCCTCAACATCAACAAGTCGCTTCCCCCTCGGCCAGCCGAGCCCTCGGTTACCGTGCCGACTGTCGCTTCCGGACCGGGCGCCGTGGTCACGTCCGCTCTGACTTCCTCTTCTTCTACTTCAGATGCTCCCGTGGTTTCGTCCTAAAGTGACAGTGGTCACTGGACTGATTATGTATTTGTGTGCAGGATCACGCAAAAGCCGCACGGTTCTTCTTAGAGCAAGAAACCGTATTTGGACATTTACGGTGAACAGTGAAACGGCAAAATTGATGCCTCctcaaaatgatttttgtaaTTTCCCGTACATGCCGGATGATGGCGCAAAGCGTTTTTCCCTATTAGACATGGCTATGGCTTGACGAAAGGTATTTCCTCCCCTCAGTTATGTTGGACCATAACATTATTGCTCCTCAGACCCATGAAACTTTGGTTTAAAAGCTTTGAGCCGCAGCCATGTTTCGGGCTACTGTcagtgccatcttgtggtcaCATAACAGCATTACACCCATTTCGGTGAAAATCAAATGGCGCCAATATCTGCCAAAGACTCCCgaaaggaaagagagagaggtcaAGCTTCGATCCCAAATTCAAGATGAAATCAGTGTATTTACGTGCCGGAATATTGCATAAAAACCTGACACATTTTATTCGGCtgtaaaatataaacaataaatatcATGCACTTGTTTGACGACATtggggtgccccccccccccccccccccccctccatcatCAATTTACATAATCttacaaaaaagtcaaatagcAATAGTTTTGAACATTGCCCATTTCccctctatttttttcttcttctcctgtgTTCTGGACAGTTTGGGCTGTTTGGACGTGTTTCCAAAGTTGTCTGGGCTCACATCAATGAATTTGCCCTCAACAGAACAGGGAGTGTTTGCTATTCTCATTTCAGTGACCCCACTTGAAAGAGATTGATTCGGCGACGGAAGATTTCATCTGGATTTGACTGAATGACCgagaaacattttccttttgtctcattttattttggcatccagtagtttgacagttcaTCAAAACATTTAATTCCTTACATTTGTCTCGAGCAATTAGGTGTTTTAAAAGAGCTCTAAGTAGATATCttgttaaaaacatatataaagaCATAACTGAACTGTTGTGATGAGCACGCAAGTCATTCATATAATGATATATACATTTTGTGGTTttaaacaattccttttttataCGACCTCCCCGGCCTTTGAAAATACTCTTTCACATGGCACAGAATATGTCGGGGTGCACAACTACACTAAAGCAAGCGTGTACAAAttggaataaaatgatttgcgccttctgcgattggctggcgaccagttcggggcgtaccccgcctcctgcccgatgacagctgggataggctgcagcacgcccgcgacccgcgtgaggagaagcggctcagaaaatggatggatggatggatgatttgcaccttcacactgcacacactctgTGGAACGGGTGCAATTCGCCTCCACAGCCTCCTCAGCGACGATGGCGCTAGAGTCCTACTGTCAGTTACCAAAGCAAGAAACGGGAAGTAGTTGAGCGAGGCAGGGCCATTGATGGTTTTTCGCATGGAGCACAGTAGAAAGTGACACAAAATGTCGCTTCCTTGTTCTCTAGCCGCTAGTTTCCtctgtaaaaaaatacagtgcagcCCAGCCTGCCTGGTGGACGTCATGGCAAGCAGTATGACAGAAACTATGTTTGGTGCAGAGCACAGAAGGTAAAAAAAGAGATTCTCAACTCTTGCATTCTGACCTTCAGTATTGTACGGAGGCGTATTAAGTTCGGACATGGAGCGTCGGAGAAAAGAGACAAGGAATGTTATTTCCTTGTTCTCTGTAACCAAGAACACAGAGCACCTCAGTCTGGCTGGTGGACGTCATGGCAGGCAATATGACTTTAGCGCTACAGCAAACCCATTtgaaactgcatttaaaaatataatatactgtccatgtttttagaagctgtttttttttaaataataataatttgttttcaatttatatGAAAGTGGGTCGCAACATGTGGGTGACAACGGCTAACCACTGTAGAATGAATCCGTTTTGTCTTAAACGTCGCCAAGGTTGTCATGCGCAATAGTTCTCAGTAGGTGGCAGTAGCGTTTTGAAATGCGCATCCAACTGTTGGAACTGGAAGTCTCGACTAACTTGAAGTGTTTGACATTCGACGAGACGAATTATATTATTTTCGTCAAGAACTACTACTAATTATGTTTACATTCGATCTTCTTTAATTAGTCAAATCATTGGTCTCTCTTAAACCCGAATAGGTGGTTTATATGTTTCTGGGAGGctgcacggtggagactggttagagcgtcagcctcacagttctgaggacccgggttcaatccccggccccgcctgtgtggagtttgcatgttctccccgtgtctgcgtgggttttctccgggcactccggtttcctcccacatcccaaaaacatgcatgaattggagactccaaattgcccgtaggcatgactgtgacagtgactgcgaatggttgtttgtttctatgtaccctgtgattggctggcaaccagttcacggtgtaccccgcctcctgcccgatgacagctgggataggctccagcatgcccgcgacccgagtgaggaaaagcagctcagaaattggatggatggatggatgtttctgggtgtgaatgaccactttgaatttattttatcgCATTATGGGTATGGGTATCCATTGACGGTCTCCATTTCAAGTGAAATTATTAAATAAGAAGCATATTTGTTCATGTATTAGCACACAGTAGCGTTTCATCTCGCGTGTGTTCCGGCTTGCCCgttgtgtgtatggttgttcacGTGCTCATGATGACACCGTCGCTTGACCTAGCGTGCGCGTGAATGACTTGCGTGCTCGCGCCGAGTGCAACTCATACTTACCTGGCAGGGGAGACACCATGATCAAGAAGGTGGTTCACCCAGGGTGAGGCTCAGCCATTGCACTGCGGCTTCGCTGACCCCTGCGAATTCCCCAAATGTGGGAATCTCGACTGCATAATTTCTGGTAGTGGGGGACTGCGTTCGCGCTCTCCCCTGATCATTGGTTAACAACAATAATGAAGATGTTCCTCATTGTACAAGCTGGAGTGCGCGTCATATGACGCTGTGGTACTGCAGTGTGATGCAATTTCCAGCATGCATGCGTTTGCCCTGAGTCGTAGAAGCAGTTGGTCATGACGAATGAAGCTTCATAACATCGTACCGCTTCGGTCATTGGTTGGAGTCATGGTCCATTTCTTGACGTGCACCgcctgctggccatgtgtatAATCACAGGCAACTGTATCTCCGGCCACGTATTTTGTGATGCATTGCAATATGGCGTTTGTTGTGGCTCTTGGAAATTACTtctgaatgacaaaaaatatttgatcaaatatttgaattgaactacttcactaaattaagcttttgacactattataatttattgagctgtGCCACGATGGCAGcttgtgtaatgtgtttgtcaACTTTGGACAATGGCATACCATAAACCCACTTTTTCATGGAGCTGCTCGACAGGGTCTATATTGCTGTGTCGAAGTAGGAAGTAGTTGAGCGAGGCAGGGCCATTGATGGTTTTTCgtcaaaatgttgagcaaaCAGCTATTCAGCTCGTGGCCACAACGTTATACCAGCGACCGATCGGTatgacaaataactcattatTTCTTCGGTTGTTGAAGACTTAAGACACGGCGGAAGAATATGCGTCCATCTCCGCATTCTATTGGATCGACGTGGACCACGTGACCAAGGAACGCGAGCGTCTGACAGCATGATTTCGATATCAACGTTGAAAAACAACCCAGTTGACATTCGTTTCCTAATTGTTGTTTGGCGTGTCCACATGTGACTCATCTGTGATGAGCATGTCGATATGTGCCACCGTAACTTTGGCTTGTAGGCTGGAGAATGAGGTCGTGTTTTCTGGCCTCACGGTGTTATCGCTTCTCGGCCTTTTGGCTAAGATCAAGTGTAGTATCTGttcttatcagtttaatatctgatacgtcccctatccggggaccatatattaaattgatttttggaaCTGGGAGATGGAACAGGGGCTTGCTCCGTCCACTCCACGCATCGACCTGGTATTGCAGTACCTCCAGGAACGGTGCACCCCCACCGATGGTTTAAAATAACGAAGTCTTGTGTAGGTTGTTTTCCGTCGCGTGTAACACTTGGGTCGACCAGGCACTCGCGATTCAACGCGTCAGCGACACCAATCGAAACAATTGGCATGTTTTCTTAGTCTGATTTTGGGCAGAGTACGCGGGCGGGCGAATGAAGGTCCCGCATGGAGCACAGTAGAAAGTGACACAAAATGTCGCTTCCTTGTTCTCTAGCCGCTAGTTtcctctgtaaacaaacacagtgcagcccAGCCTGCCTGGTGGACGTCATGGCAAGCAGTATGACAGAAAAGTCATTTGAAACAGCATGTAAATATAATATCGTGTACACGTTTTCAGAGAATTCTTTTACAATTATATGCAAGAAACTTTGCAACATGCAAGCTGAATGTACTGTTGTGATTCGTTCGTTCGCAGTCTGCCAAGGCGGTGACGTACTAGACGTATGCAGTGAAATGCACTCGGGCGGAAGTTCACTGCGAAGTATACCACTTTCACTAGCAAGCCCTTTAAAGACACGTTACAGTAACCACATGAACGTGTCAAACGCGACATCGCGAGTGAAACAAGGAGACCGGTTTTTATCCGGGGTTCCAGATTTGATTTTTCACAGCAAGAGAAAGCTCCGCTTGCGCAGAGCGTCAAAAAATTGAGATAGACTCTTGTTGTTCCTCCCCACGGAAATCTTTAGTAAAAGGCGAAAGATTTATACGATCTGAAGAGAAACAAGAGTGAACTGCTTCGGTCGCAGCGGAGCGGACTAAGTCATTGGCCGCCATACACATTTGACAAACGGTGTTCAACTCAAAAGTGCCACTATTTCTTTGGAGTCCAAATAAAAGTTCTTCatcttcatttgaaatactCCAAAAGTCTCCTCTTTCAACgcaaaaagacaatttagttttcCTGTTCTTTATCTCGATGGTCAACTGTTTCGAGGACATCTTGGCCTTTCCAGTGATCTCATGTGTTCGGTGGCTTCGAAGCGGCTGTGCTTCCTTCCCGAGACAAAATGGAGAATGCAGCAAAACACAAATGCCAGGAGAAGAGAAATGGAAAGTGAACTATTCGAAAGataatggtttttttttcaccaaaggcAATCATATCTTTTTGTTTATGAACATGTTATGAGTCATAATTTGGAGTCAGAGTTCAGTTGAACTTTTTGTTGGGAAAAATTCGAGCCCTTTTATAAATGTCTACTGTTACGGACATGAGGATGATTGGATAGTGTTAGCTAATAGCTAAATGGCTTTCAAGTTCTGTGTTTACATTCCATTTTCTGCCCCAAAACAGTTCTTTGTGGGGTTATAAACACGCCGAATGTATTCtctgaataaaataatgatCGATCGATAAGGttacaagtatttatttcaacCTCTTTAATTGTGACACTATTGTAGGAGGCAGAAGCGAGGCAACTTTTGTACCaaataattgaagaaaattaagTTCTGGAATAGTCAGATGAGCGTGCTTATGCTGGAGAAGAGCGAAAGCTCAGAAGAAGAGGCAGGAGACTCATCAGATGATGTGACAGACACACATGAACAGGAAAACCGTCGTCCTCTGTGGGCCAAGACCAAGCACGTATGGTAACTCGATAGATGGATATTTAAGATCAGTAATAATAAGCCCAAAAATGACAAGGTACACGTTCTTCAAGTTGAGAAACTCACTGAAGATTGTCAATGACCTGGATGTAACAGAGGAAAGACATTCTTGGGAGAGTCAGGCTCATTATTTCTTCGGTTGTTGAAGACTTAATACACGGCGGAAGAATATGCGTCCATCTCCGCATTCTATTGGATCGACGTGGACCACGTGACCAAGGAACGCGAGCGTCTGACAACATGATTTCGATATCAACGTTGAAAAACAACCCAGTTGACATTCGTTTCCTAATTGTTGTTTGGCGTGTCCACATGTGACTCATCTGTGATGAGCATGTCGATATGTGCCACCGTAACTTTGGCTTGTAGGCTGGAGAATGAGGTCGTGTTTTCTGGCCTCACGGTGTTATCGCTTCTCGGCCTTTTGGCTAAGATCAAGTGTAGTATCTGttcttatcagtttaatatctgatacgtcccctatccggggaccatatattaaattgatttttggaaCTGGGAGATGGAACAGGGGCTTGC from the Phycodurus eques isolate BA_2022a chromosome 1, UOR_Pequ_1.1, whole genome shotgun sequence genome contains:
- the actr5 gene encoding actin-related protein 5 translates to MAAQQQPLCQVFSFRDCKTSPDPIFEPPAASRGTPTPTPIVIDNGSFQTRADWATVDFDAPRLLFRSVAARSRGAARSETQIGNDIPNLEPLRWLLKSQFDRNVVVNFEIQELIFDHVFTHLGVTSEGGRVEHPLVLTEAPCNPQHCRQMMSELLFECYGVPHVSYGVDALYSFHRTDNRRNPQPPRTGIVLSSGYHCSHILPVLDGRLDAVNCKRVNVAGGQAAAYLQRLLQLKYPGHLAAVTLGRMEELLHEHSYAAVDYQEELEKWRSPEFYEREVHRMQLPFSRKLPGGCVSVEERQERRAQQLRRLQEINARRRGEKLHQDQERLDRLTAVQELLEDGLSDQFRESLAQLNMDSAEELRSYIGKLRLAVEQGRQRPPPHGEGKTEISELEQHMEDGDGVAVMYPDFSEDALPEKTNVNVVQPAFNMAEYHQLFVGTERLRCPEILFRPSLTGEEQMGMMETLQYVLARYTPEQQEALVGNVFLTGGNMQYPGMKERIERELLAIRPFQSHFKVSVATQPSLGAWLGARNWALEHPPGGAGGGAAGWISRQDYEEKGGEYLSEHCASNVFVPLNINKSLPPRPAEPSVTVPTVASGPGAVVTSALTSSSSTSDAPVVSS